The Gemmatimonadaceae bacterium region CCGAACGGGCCCTGATGCTCGATCGGCTCGCCGCGGCGGGATGGCGCATCGTGGAAGAAATCGAAGAGGGCGAGTGGTGGAGCGCGACCGTCGAGCCGCGATAGCGACCTTCTACTGCGAAGGCCCGCTCGTCGCGGGCATTCCGGTCACGCCGAGCGATGACGTGCGCAATCACCTGCGAGCGCGTCGGCTCGGTGACGGCGACACCGTTCAGCTCACGAATGGCGAAGGGCTACTCGGAGCGGCGACGCTCCGAGCCCGAGGCAAACGCGATCTCGAGTTGGCGGTGTCGTCAGTCAAGAACGTCGCGCGACAGCCGGCGATTCATCTGCGTGCCCCAGTCGCCGACCGCGATCGCATGCTCTGGCTCGCCGAAAAATCGACGGAGCTCGAGGTCGCGAGTTGGCAGGGCGTACGCTTCCGTCGCTCGGCAAGCGTGACTCAGCGCGGCGAAGGGACGGGGTTCTCGGCGAAACTGCGCGCGCGCATGGTATCCGCGGTCGAGCAATCGGGCGGGGCGTGGTTGCCGTCCATCCTCCCCGACGGCGATGTGGAATCGCTTACGCAGGAGCCGTCGCTTCGCGTCGTGATGGACGCGGGCGGTGACCCGCTGCTCTCGGTGATCGGGCAGAACGCAGCCGACGGCATCATCTTGTTGGTGGGACCGGAGGGCGGCATCGAAGATGAAGAGCGTACGATGCTCGAGCACGCCGGCTGGGGTCGTGCGAGTCTGGGCGCATCGACGCTTCGCTTCGAGACGGCGGCGGTGGCGGCAATCGCCGTCGCCCGCGCCGCACAATGTTCACGGGAGCGCTAGATGGCCGACGACTGCATCTTCTGCCGCATCGTACGGCGCGAGATTCCGGCGACGATCGTCCACGAGGACGGCCATTGCGTCGCCATTCGCGACATCAATCCCCAGGCGCCGGTGCACGTCGTGATCATCGCGCGGGATCACGTTGCGTCGCTCGACGATGCCTCGGACGCGGCGCAGCTCGGCGCGCTGTCGATCGCGGCGCGTGACATCGCGCGCAACGAAAAAATCGCCAAGTCCGGCTATCGCACCGTGGTCAACACGAATTCGGACGGCGGGCAGACGGTGTTCCATCTTCACATGCACTTGCTCGGCGGGCGCCACATGACTTGGCCGCCGGGATAGGCGAAGTCAGTCGAGACCGAGCACGAGTCGACGGGCTCGCTCGTCGCTTGGGCCGAAGGGGCCGAGGCCGACGGCGTCGGGAAATCCCGAGGGATCCTGCGCCCATCGAGGAAACACGCGAGCGCG contains the following coding sequences:
- a CDS encoding RsmE family RNA methyltransferase, whose translation is MERDRRAAIATFYCEGPLVAGIPVTPSDDVRNHLRARRLGDGDTVQLTNGEGLLGAATLRARGKRDLELAVSSVKNVARQPAIHLRAPVADRDRMLWLAEKSTELEVASWQGVRFRRSASVTQRGEGTGFSAKLRARMVSAVEQSGGAWLPSILPDGDVESLTQEPSLRVVMDAGGDPLLSVIGQNAADGIILLVGPEGGIEDEERTMLEHAGWGRASLGASTLRFETAAVAAIAVARAAQCSRER
- a CDS encoding histidine triad nucleotide-binding protein: MADDCIFCRIVRREIPATIVHEDGHCVAIRDINPQAPVHVVIIARDHVASLDDASDAAQLGALSIAARDIARNEKIAKSGYRTVVNTNSDGGQTVFHLHMHLLGGRHMTWPPG